A region from the Pirellulales bacterium genome encodes:
- a CDS encoding AraC family transcriptional regulator, whose protein sequence is MPIKIVVGGSERLSGDYHYHRKIFPYFSIEFVAEGKGMLSLRGKQYDLTPGTVFGFGPNSAITIQSSRTELMLKYHVTFVGRQAKQLLSIIGFIPSGLKHVADVHEIRDLFDQMICYGISGTRHSEALCNSLVPTLVYKIAEQSLGYKVDNLKSLATFQQLRDLIDLECQYLKNIKEVAGRSQLTVPYICRLFKRYGKQSPHQYLLRQKMKHAANLLSDTQAKVQEVAYRLGFIDPFHFSRVFKRVFGVSPTEFHRHMVPQTRNNRS, encoded by the coding sequence ATGCCCATCAAGATTGTGGTGGGTGGATCGGAGCGTCTCAGCGGAGACTACCACTATCACCGTAAAATTTTTCCTTACTTCAGTATTGAGTTTGTTGCCGAGGGGAAAGGGATGCTGAGTCTGCGCGGAAAACAGTACGATCTTACGCCGGGGACCGTTTTTGGCTTTGGTCCAAATTCTGCAATCACGATTCAATCTTCGCGGACGGAGTTAATGCTCAAGTATCACGTCACCTTTGTGGGCCGGCAGGCGAAGCAATTGTTGAGCATAATTGGATTTATTCCCTCGGGATTGAAGCATGTTGCCGATGTCCATGAAATCCGCGACCTTTTTGATCAGATGATCTGCTACGGCATAAGCGGCACCCGACATAGCGAGGCACTTTGCAATTCTCTGGTGCCGACTTTGGTGTACAAAATCGCAGAGCAATCATTGGGATATAAAGTTGATAATTTGAAATCGTTGGCAACGTTCCAGCAATTGCGCGATTTGATTGATTTGGAATGTCAATATTTGAAAAATATAAAAGAGGTTGCCGGCCGGTCACAATTAACCGTGCCGTATATCTGTCGGCTGTTCAAACGGTATGGCAAGCAATCTCCGCATCAGTACTTATTGCGACAGAAGATGAAGCACGCCGCGAATCTGCTCAGTGATACTCAGGCCAAAGTGCAGGAAGTTGCCTATCGACTTGGATTTATCGATCCGTTTCATTTTTCGCGGGTTTTTAAGCGAGTTTTCGGAGTCTCGCCGACCGAGTTTCATCGACACATGGTTCCGCAAACACGGAATAATCGTTCGTAA
- a CDS encoding autotransporter-associated beta strand repeat-containing protein — MSRNRRQAKRRIASAKLCHRQAWFRRYLRALSGGVTAATIGAGSLLGQPAQAATDTWIGNTAGANWATPANWSTNPSLPQTGDSLVFGLAGTAGTVLNDNLTTSATYTFGTITFNNNAPTYTIDAAAGTRGFTFNVGSITNTSTNVQNFDDNITVNTSATLTMTSGGGNLTLGGNISGPGSLITSGAGTLTLSGNNSFANGVTLASGDALDIDSATAIGTGTLTFAGSATLDNTSADAITLSNNNAVNINGDLNFVGTENLNFGTGTVTLGGGSGQRIFTINGSSTLTTGVINSVVGSGSGIIKAGTGTWTIAPIAGNLPAQTSTVEGTLTVSAGRVNIGQDDAFFGGLEGSGIVANGSNTTRWLTVGSDNANTTFSGSLIDGGSGHLGLRKRGTGTLTLTGTNTLSDQITVEGGTLDIAATGSITPVSPGANLVVGDSATPAIIRLDGGTLQVQTIALGTGAGVNGNNTDNRSGAFYQTGGTLQLLNEASINNFRIGDGANGTATGNGGYGYYGLSGGTVNLAEFAVGGGNNSGSGNIGVMDMTGGTLNDQGWVTIARGANATGILNIIGSSPGNPNNPVINLSQGGGGQILYSTFGDSRFYAVTTISNGTMQCPVGASVPLNLSNTTNGNGLALGAMNLNSGGLLRVGSVSAANNITPSGGATYLNFNGGTLQSSVTNTSFLAGTAANNITGIVVYGGGGTIDNNSFNIVIGHPMVAPDSGGATTGITNIAVDSAGSGYIGAPAVVLSGAGATDATAMAVMVDDGSGNGTYKIDHIVMTSPGIGNGTQPTVTLVGGGTATPGSVGQNLTDFTFASNVGTGGGMTYKGSGVTTLDGVNTYTGNTTIAGGTLSLFTGGSLTSNVNINGAGAKFVTNTAVTSTVTVTNGTLDGIGTLTNVVVPIGGGTVSNGGTAVSSGGSPTGTIASSATGINIGTLTYNGTGTWAPVTSDANASAGTPSLTVGTLTLNGGVGSVAVSPINIAGTFTNNTYTLAKYTTINGTTGFAALTPNVVGLGGRQTETLTNNTGNSTITLTIGGSYLIWNTAVTSNWQLGGPSDWNLSQGLTATTYQSTSGIQDAVVFDDTAGAGSKTVNISNGDVAPPRVTFNNTTAGGSYTINGTNAIAGSGSLFVNGTGVVNINTANTFTGGVTVSNSLGGSNVSGTLGIGSNTAIGSSTLTLGLKATIDAIGADRTLTNNNAQIWNGDINFTGSNNLNMGTGAVKININSNNTTENATTGTVTGGVPTASTVNVAAKTLTIGGPISGPGVSLVKQGAGTLVLNGAATYSQQTIVHAGELQTAGGLGTINQNIQISPLGSAGDNGTFTVLNGTVNANIIYIAGSSVGTQFAGSGTMNIDAGVVNTGGTTNSLIVGSGGPAGTQTTHPATGTLNISGGTLNVNFQGVAAIGDLEVGRNTGMTGIVNQTNGAVNIQNTQDPNNTSVSGLDMLGNGATAATYNMNGGNLTIYSNAGITPGAGGIRMGVAGSGTATFNLNGGTVQTQFVNKDAGGATGIFNFNGGTLKAAQNNLNTANVGAGAAPANDNNGGGTGFMSDLTAANVLGGGAILDNNGVQMGISQGLIHGAAGPATDGGLTAKGIGTLALSGISTYNGGTLLDAGTLAIDSASAIGTGALTINGASTTIDNITGGAITLTTNNAQNWSNDFSFGGSASLNMGTGAVTLNATRTLTTNLVNAGATLTIGGVISGVGDGLIKAGAGNLALSGASNYTGPTTVKGGTLSLTGSGVINSSSGITVSGGRLLQTSSSAMTPIVTLSNGSVDGTGTINTVNVANTFAATVTHGNGTVAPITIGSLSFGGAATASILTSDATASIAKIATTNLSTSSAGNIVINAVNTGGSWTAGTTYELFGYSGSIGGAGFSKFVVGQFTGLGAHETVTLTNPSGFIDAVIGGDTLIWTGSLDGTWTSASQSAPHNWKLSSTGAGTDFFTNDAVSFKDGASTGTVNITANVSAASVQFANSSQAYTLESTGGFGLVQGSVSITGGGVVTIANNNTYSGGTTLSNGTLNLQSAGALGAGTLTIAAGTLNNTSSGGALTLTNNIQENWSGDFTFTGSNDLNIGTGAVTLSGSGTTRSVNVANGDLTVGPISGSLGITLPGPGTLTIDSSNPNNGAQSNITGEINITGGGKLQIGSPTSATSSASDFNAGGLTGNGTVENGSTGNPGTTNIVERWLILNNSANDVFSGVLQDGAGGVNGRLGLSKSGAGSLTLSGVNTLSGAITVAGGQMILTGTIQSSNNSGTANGPVNIGTNAIGQNGILTVQNGTLIVPKNNAPSIQVGGGPNTAGVLQVNGASANVQTTSELWLSTADSGYGSMDITNGSVTVGSWLAVARGGGVGLINMSGGTLNLNANALTIGSLGGATGDGIVHGQVNLTGGQIITNSLTSVFVGEQANGVLNVSGTGLLTVGGTEGLAFARGNAAAFGIMNLGTGGMVQTATVHPGQVITGANVGGTGTLNFHGGTLQATSSDTFTTGFDFMPANGIGYAGTLNVYSYRGGAIIDDGGNNISIDLPIQAPTGNGVSAAGLAVSGSGFVDTPAVQITGGGGTGATANAVIDANGHLTGIVITNPGVDYTSAPTFALVGGGVNNTGAISGTDILVSNTSGGLTKLGNGTLNLTAVSTYTGPTSVAAGTLHLGIADAISSASNLQMAGGTFNTGGFNQSLGALKVIQTSTIDMSSPQAAPEILNFANSRNVHWTNNSASTPAILNIVSWNDANTDQIIFPSQNSLNANQLNQIEFNGSGFAQLVHVTGGYELEPSATPTPGALLYGDVNQDGHVDASDLVALEKVLINIPAYENGSFRLGGGLWDNSQAIYVADINYDDTIDNADVQALINYLKAGNGSTTPTPEPDTLVLLFLGSIPGLWMGRKLRRQRASDSTKNADNDADNQGTTG; from the coding sequence ATGTCACGCAATCGACGGCAAGCAAAGCGGCGGATAGCCTCGGCGAAACTTTGCCATCGGCAAGCCTGGTTTCGCCGGTATCTACGCGCACTTTCGGGCGGAGTCACCGCTGCCACGATTGGGGCCGGTAGCTTGCTAGGTCAGCCTGCTCAGGCGGCTACGGATACTTGGATTGGAAATACCGCCGGCGCCAATTGGGCGACGCCTGCAAATTGGTCCACCAATCCGTCGCTTCCTCAGACCGGTGATTCGTTGGTCTTTGGTTTAGCAGGCACGGCAGGCACCGTGCTCAACGACAATCTAACAACCAGCGCTACATACACGTTTGGGACCATTACGTTCAATAACAATGCACCGACCTATACGATTGACGCCGCAGCCGGCACTCGCGGTTTTACCTTTAATGTCGGCAGCATCACAAACACCAGCACCAATGTTCAGAATTTCGATGACAACATCACCGTCAACACCAGCGCCACGTTGACGATGACATCCGGCGGCGGCAATCTTACCTTGGGCGGCAACATCTCCGGGCCTGGCAGTCTCATCACGTCTGGCGCCGGAACTTTGACTTTGAGCGGAAACAATTCATTTGCAAACGGAGTTACCCTGGCCAGCGGAGACGCATTGGATATCGACAGCGCAACCGCCATCGGTACGGGTACGCTCACGTTTGCGGGCTCTGCGACTCTCGACAACACTTCGGCCGATGCCATCACGCTGTCGAACAACAACGCCGTGAACATTAATGGCGATCTTAACTTCGTCGGCACGGAAAACCTGAATTTTGGCACCGGTACCGTGACGCTGGGCGGTGGTTCCGGACAGCGAATATTTACCATCAACGGTAGCTCCACGCTGACTACGGGTGTCATCAATTCCGTTGTCGGATCGGGCAGCGGCATTATTAAGGCGGGAACCGGCACGTGGACGATCGCGCCCATCGCGGGCAATCTGCCGGCGCAAACTTCAACGGTGGAAGGTACGCTCACCGTCAGCGCGGGACGGGTTAACATCGGTCAGGACGATGCATTTTTCGGCGGATTGGAAGGTTCGGGCATCGTGGCAAATGGCAGCAATACTACGCGCTGGTTGACCGTTGGGTCCGACAACGCTAACACAACGTTTTCCGGTTCCTTGATCGACGGCGGCAGCGGGCACTTGGGGCTCCGCAAACGCGGCACCGGAACACTGACGTTGACGGGCACTAACACGCTCAGCGACCAAATTACCGTCGAAGGTGGCACGCTGGACATTGCTGCAACCGGCTCGATTACTCCGGTTTCACCAGGCGCCAATTTGGTGGTTGGCGACAGCGCCACGCCCGCCATTATCCGGCTCGACGGTGGTACGCTGCAGGTGCAGACTATTGCACTGGGCACAGGCGCTGGCGTCAACGGAAATAACACCGATAACCGTTCTGGTGCTTTCTACCAAACAGGCGGCACGCTGCAGCTTCTTAACGAAGCCAGCATCAACAACTTCCGCATCGGCGACGGGGCCAACGGCACGGCCACGGGCAACGGCGGTTATGGTTATTACGGCCTGTCGGGCGGCACGGTCAATTTGGCCGAATTCGCGGTGGGCGGCGGCAATAATAGCGGATCGGGAAACATCGGCGTCATGGATATGACCGGCGGCACCCTGAACGATCAGGGTTGGGTTACCATCGCTCGCGGCGCCAACGCCACCGGCATCCTGAACATCATTGGCTCCAGCCCAGGCAATCCAAATAATCCGGTAATTAACCTGTCGCAAGGCGGCGGCGGACAGATTCTATATAGCACGTTCGGTGACAGCCGTTTTTATGCGGTTACCACCATCAGCAACGGTACGATGCAATGTCCGGTAGGTGCAAGTGTTCCGCTGAACTTGTCAAATACAACCAATGGCAATGGGCTTGCGCTGGGAGCCATGAATCTGAACTCGGGCGGATTGTTGCGCGTCGGAAGCGTTTCGGCCGCCAATAATATCACTCCTAGCGGCGGCGCCACGTACTTGAATTTCAACGGCGGTACGCTGCAATCTTCCGTAACAAACACCAGTTTTCTTGCCGGCACCGCGGCGAATAACATCACGGGCATTGTCGTCTATGGCGGCGGCGGGACGATCGACAATAACAGCTTCAATATCGTAATCGGCCATCCTATGGTCGCTCCCGATTCCGGGGGCGCCACGACGGGAATCACGAATATTGCTGTCGATAGTGCGGGTTCAGGATACATTGGCGCCCCGGCTGTCGTACTTTCTGGCGCGGGGGCAACCGATGCCACGGCCATGGCCGTGATGGTGGACGATGGATCGGGCAATGGCACGTATAAAATCGACCACATCGTGATGACCAGCCCGGGCATTGGCAATGGAACTCAACCAACGGTTACCCTGGTTGGTGGCGGAACAGCCACACCTGGAAGCGTCGGACAAAATCTTACCGATTTCACCTTTGCCTCCAACGTCGGAACCGGCGGCGGAATGACTTACAAAGGCTCCGGCGTCACCACGCTAGATGGCGTCAATACTTACACCGGGAACACGACGATTGCCGGCGGAACTTTGTCGCTTTTCACTGGCGGCAGTTTGACGAGCAATGTGAATATTAATGGCGCCGGCGCCAAGTTTGTTACGAACACCGCTGTCACTTCGACTGTGACGGTTACCAATGGCACATTGGATGGAATTGGAACATTGACCAATGTTGTGGTGCCCATTGGCGGCGGCACTGTCTCCAATGGCGGCACGGCAGTAAGTTCCGGCGGATCGCCCACCGGCACAATCGCCAGCAGCGCCACGGGAATCAACATTGGTACTCTGACGTACAACGGTACAGGTACTTGGGCTCCCGTCACCTCCGACGCAAATGCCTCGGCCGGAACGCCTTCGTTAACCGTGGGCACATTAACACTCAATGGCGGAGTAGGCTCGGTCGCCGTCAGTCCCATCAATATCGCAGGCACGTTTACTAATAACACATATACCCTGGCTAAGTACACGACGATCAACGGCACTACTGGCTTTGCAGCGCTAACTCCAAACGTTGTCGGGCTGGGCGGTCGTCAAACCGAAACTCTCACCAACAACACGGGGAACAGCACCATTACGCTGACCATCGGCGGTAGTTATCTGATTTGGAACACCGCCGTCACTTCGAATTGGCAGTTGGGCGGTCCCTCGGATTGGAATTTGTCACAGGGCTTGACCGCTACCACCTATCAATCGACGTCCGGTATCCAAGATGCCGTGGTATTCGACGATACTGCCGGCGCTGGCAGCAAAACAGTGAACATTTCCAACGGAGACGTCGCGCCGCCGCGGGTCACATTTAATAACACCACCGCGGGCGGGTCTTACACGATAAACGGAACCAATGCCATCGCGGGTTCCGGATCGCTATTCGTCAATGGCACCGGCGTGGTGAACATTAACACTGCCAATACTTTTACCGGCGGCGTCACCGTTTCTAATAGTTTAGGCGGCTCGAATGTGTCTGGCACGCTGGGCATTGGCAGCAACACAGCAATTGGATCCAGCACGTTAACGTTAGGTCTTAAAGCCACGATCGACGCCATCGGGGCAGATCGCACCCTCACCAACAACAACGCGCAAATTTGGAACGGCGACATTAACTTCACCGGCTCCAACAATTTGAACATGGGCACGGGCGCGGTGAAAATCAATATCAACTCCAACAATACGACGGAAAACGCGACCACAGGAACTGTTACGGGTGGCGTGCCAACGGCCTCGACGGTTAACGTCGCGGCAAAAACGCTAACCATCGGCGGCCCCATCAGCGGTCCCGGTGTGTCCTTGGTCAAGCAGGGCGCCGGAACTTTGGTGCTCAATGGCGCGGCCACCTATTCGCAGCAAACAATTGTTCATGCCGGTGAGCTGCAAACAGCCGGCGGCTTGGGCACCATCAACCAAAATATCCAGATTTCGCCGCTGGGTTCGGCCGGCGACAATGGAACCTTTACCGTGTTAAACGGCACCGTGAACGCAAACATTATTTACATCGCGGGCAGCTCCGTCGGAACGCAGTTTGCCGGTTCCGGCACCATGAACATTGACGCCGGCGTAGTCAATACCGGCGGCACTACGAATTCTTTGATCGTCGGTTCCGGCGGCCCGGCCGGCACCCAGACAACTCATCCTGCCACGGGAACATTGAACATCAGCGGCGGCACGCTCAATGTGAATTTCCAAGGGGTTGCAGCCATTGGCGACCTGGAGGTCGGACGCAACACGGGCATGACGGGCATCGTCAATCAGACGAACGGCGCTGTCAACATCCAGAATACCCAAGATCCCAACAATACCAGCGTCTCTGGTTTAGATATGTTGGGCAATGGCGCGACGGCCGCTACGTACAACATGAATGGCGGCAACCTAACGATCTACAGCAATGCGGGCATTACCCCTGGTGCGGGCGGTATCCGCATGGGTGTTGCCGGCTCGGGGACTGCAACTTTCAATCTGAACGGCGGCACGGTACAAACGCAGTTTGTGAATAAGGATGCTGGCGGTGCAACCGGCATTTTCAACTTCAACGGCGGTACGCTTAAAGCGGCACAAAATAACCTGAACACCGCGAACGTTGGAGCAGGCGCAGCCCCGGCAAACGACAACAATGGTGGCGGCACCGGTTTTATGTCGGACCTTACCGCAGCCAACGTGCTGGGCGGTGGCGCAATTTTGGACAACAACGGCGTGCAAATGGGGATTTCGCAGGGTCTGATCCATGGGGCGGCCGGTCCGGCCACGGACGGCGGTCTAACCGCAAAAGGCATCGGCACCCTGGCTCTGTCAGGCATCAGTACCTATAACGGCGGCACGCTCCTCGATGCAGGAACATTGGCCATCGATAGTGCGTCGGCCATCGGCACTGGCGCGCTGACGATTAATGGCGCTAGCACAACCATCGATAATATTACGGGTGGCGCCATCACGCTGACCACCAACAATGCCCAGAATTGGAGCAATGACTTTAGTTTTGGCGGAAGCGCCAGCTTGAATATGGGCACTGGCGCGGTCACCCTGAACGCCACGCGCACCCTTACCACCAATTTGGTCAACGCCGGCGCTACTTTGACCATTGGCGGAGTGATCAGCGGCGTGGGCGACGGATTGATTAAAGCCGGCGCGGGTAATTTGGCATTGAGCGGGGCAAGCAACTACACCGGTCCCACGACGGTCAAAGGCGGCACTCTTTCGTTGACCGGCAGCGGTGTCATTAATTCGTCCAGCGGCATCACCGTGAGTGGCGGCCGCCTGTTGCAAACCAGTTCGTCGGCGATGACGCCGATTGTAACGTTATCCAACGGCTCCGTGGACGGCACCGGCACGATTAACACGGTAAACGTAGCCAATACTTTTGCAGCGACCGTAACACACGGCAATGGCACCGTGGCCCCCATCACGATCGGCTCGCTAAGCTTCGGTGGCGCTGCGACAGCCAGCATTCTTACTTCCGACGCCACTGCTTCGATAGCTAAAATTGCTACGACCAATCTCTCCACCAGCTCAGCCGGCAACATTGTGATCAATGCCGTGAATACCGGCGGCTCGTGGACTGCAGGGACAACCTACGAATTGTTCGGCTATTCTGGTTCCATCGGCGGCGCAGGATTTAGCAAGTTCGTGGTAGGTCAATTTACCGGTCTGGGAGCACATGAAACGGTCACATTGACGAATCCTTCAGGTTTTATTGATGCAGTCATCGGCGGCGACACGTTGATCTGGACAGGCAGCTTGGATGGCACGTGGACAAGCGCTTCGCAAAGTGCTCCACACAACTGGAAGCTGTCTTCCACCGGCGCAGGAACCGACTTTTTCACCAATGACGCTGTTTCATTCAAGGATGGCGCCAGCACGGGCACGGTTAATATTACCGCCAATGTGAGCGCTGCCTCGGTGCAATTCGCCAATTCGTCGCAAGCCTACACGCTGGAATCAACCGGAGGTTTTGGCTTGGTCCAGGGATCGGTTTCCATTACTGGCGGCGGGGTAGTAACCATTGCCAACAATAACACCTACTCCGGCGGCACCACGCTGAGCAATGGCACGCTTAATTTGCAAAGCGCCGGTGCGTTGGGCGCAGGCACATTGACGATCGCTGCTGGCACGCTCAACAACACCAGCAGTGGTGGCGCACTTACGCTGACCAACAATATTCAGGAAAACTGGAGCGGTGACTTTACATTCACCGGATCAAACGATTTGAATATCGGTACTGGAGCGGTGACGCTGTCCGGCTCGGGGACAACTCGTAGTGTAAACGTTGCAAACGGCGATCTTACGGTTGGTCCGATTTCTGGTTCTTTGGGAATTACTTTGCCGGGACCGGGCACTTTGACGATTGATTCCAGCAATCCGAACAACGGGGCTCAAAGTAATATCACCGGCGAAATCAACATCACGGGGGGCGGCAAATTACAGATCGGCTCCCCCACGTCGGCCACATCCAGCGCCAGTGATTTCAACGCCGGTGGGCTGACGGGCAACGGCACAGTCGAAAATGGCAGCACCGGCAATCCCGGCACCACGAACATTGTGGAACGCTGGTTGATTCTCAATAATTCCGCCAATGATGTCTTCAGCGGTGTGTTGCAAGATGGGGCCGGCGGCGTCAATGGCCGTCTGGGCTTAAGCAAGAGCGGTGCGGGAAGTTTAACGCTGTCTGGGGTGAATACGTTAAGCGGTGCCATTACCGTGGCCGGTGGACAAATGATTCTGACCGGAACGATTCAATCGTCCAACAACTCCGGCACCGCCAATGGTCCGGTCAACATCGGTACCAATGCCATCGGACAGAACGGTATTCTTACTGTCCAAAATGGCACATTGATTGTTCCTAAGAATAACGCGCCCAGCATTCAGGTGGGCGGTGGACCAAACACGGCGGGCGTGTTGCAGGTGAATGGAGCAAGCGCTAACGTGCAAACGACCAGCGAACTATGGTTGTCCACCGCCGATAGCGGCTACGGTTCCATGGACATTACCAACGGTTCGGTCACCGTGGGATCGTGGCTCGCCGTGGCGCGCGGCGGTGGCGTGGGCCTGATCAACATGAGCGGCGGCACGCTCAATCTCAATGCTAATGCCCTGACCATCGGGTCCCTAGGAGGCGCCACCGGCGATGGCATTGTGCACGGCCAGGTCAATTTGACAGGCGGCCAAATTATTACCAACTCCCTCACCAGTGTCTTTGTTGGCGAGCAGGCTAACGGCGTGCTGAATGTTTCCGGCACGGGCCTGCTTACCGTGGGAGGCACGGAGGGCTTGGCGTTTGCTCGCGGGAATGCCGCCGCATTTGGAATAATGAATTTGGGCACCGGCGGCATGGTGCAAACCGCCACCGTTCACCCGGGCCAAGTGATTACCGGCGCCAATGTTGGTGGAACTGGCACCTTGAATTTCCACGGTGGCACACTACAAGCCACTTCCAGCGATACCTTTACGACAGGTTTCGACTTCATGCCGGCAAATGGCATTGGGTATGCCGGCACCCTTAATGTCTACAGTTATAGAGGAGGAGCAATTATCGACGATGGCGGCAATAACATTTCGATTGATTTGCCAATCCAAGCCCCGACCGGAAACGGTGTCAGTGCGGCTGGACTAGCCGTAAGCGGCAGCGGTTTCGTGGACACTCCTGCCGTTCAAATTACCGGCGGTGGTGGTACAGGTGCCACGGCCAATGCGGTCATTGACGCCAATGGACATTTGACGGGCATTGTAATCACGAATCCGGGCGTTGATTACACCAGTGCACCAACATTTGCTTTGGTGGGCGGCGGCGTTAATAACACCGGGGCCATTTCTGGTACGGACATCTTGGTATCCAACACCAGCGGCGGCTTGACCAAGCTTGGCAATGGCACTTTGAATTTGACAGCTGTTAGCACTTATACTGGTCCAACTTCCGTCGCGGCCGGAACCTTGCATTTAGGGATAGCCGACGCAATCAGTTCCGCTTCGAATCTGCAAATGGCAGGCGGCACATTCAATACCGGCGGCTTTAATCAATCGCTGGGAGCGTTGAAAGTAATTCAGACCTCAACGATCGATATGAGCTCGCCGCAAGCAGCGCCAGAAATTCTCAATTTTGCTAATAGTCGCAACGTCCATTGGACAAATAATTCGGCTAGCACTCCTGCAATCCTCAACATCGTCAGTTGGAACGATGCCAATACCGATCAAATCATTTTCCCCAGTCAGAATTCACTGAATGCCAACCAATTGAATCAAATTGAGTTCAACGGCTCAGGTTTCGCGCAATTGGTTCATGTAACCGGTGGCTATGAATTAGAGCCTTCAGCAACTCCAACCCCTGGGGCATTATTGTACGGCGATGTGAATCAAGACGGCCACGTTGACGCCAGTGACCTTGTTGCCTTGGAAAAAGTTCTGATAAACATTCCGGCCTATGAAAATGGATCGTTTCGTCTGGGCGGAGGTCTCTGGGATAATTCGCAGGCAATTTACGTTGCCGACATCAATTACGATGACACCATCGATAATGCTGACGTGCAAGCCCTTATCAATTACCTAAAGGCTGGCAACGGTTCGACGACGCCAACACCGGAACCGGATACCCTGGTACTGCTTTTCCTGGGTTCGATTCCTGGGTTGTGGATGGGCCGCAAACTACGCCGGCAAAGAGCCTCTGATTCCACCAAAAACGCAGACAACGATGCCGACAACCAAGGAACGACCGGGTAA